ATGTTCCTTGCACCTCCGTTGCTGCCACCGACCCGCTTTATGTGCTCTACACATCGGGTACTACCGGCGAACCCAAAGGTGTCGTGCGTGACAATGGCGGGCATATGGTGGCCCTTGTATGGTCGCTGAAGCATGTGTTCGGCATCGAGCCGGGACAGGTGTTCTGGGCGGCATCCGATGTCGGCTGGGTGGTCGGCCATTCCTATATTGTCTATGCTCCGCTCATTGCCGGTGCCACCAGCATCCTCTTTGAAGGCAAACCCGTCGGTACGCCCGATGCAGGCAGCTATTGGCGCATCATCGCCGAGCATGGTGTGGAGGTGATGTTCACAGCCCCCACTGCCCTGCGTGCGATCAAGAAAGAAGATGCCGACGGCAATTTCGTGCGCCGATACGATCTTTCAAAATTCCGCGCGCTTTATCTGGCGGGCGAACGTGCCGATCCCGACACGATCCACTGGGCGGAAAATCTACTCGGTTGTCCGGTGATCGATCATTGGTGGCAAACCGAAAGCGGCTGGCCGATGGTCGCCAATCCGCTTGGCCTTGGACTGCTTGAAACCAAATACGGCTCGCCTGCCGTCTGTCTGCCCGGCTATGACATCCGCGTGCTCGACGATGCCGGCCATGAAGTCGAACGTGGCCAACTTGGAAATATCCTTATCAAGCTGCCATTGCCGCCCGGTTGTCTGCCAACTCTGTGGAACGCCGATGAGCGATTTCGCAAAGCTTATCTCAACGAGTTTCCCGGCTATTATAAAACCGCCGATGCGGGCTACATGGATGAAGACGGCTATCTCTACATCATGAGCCGAACCGACGACATCATCAATGTCGCAGGACATCGTCTGTCGACAGGTGCCATGGAGGAGGTCCTTTCCAGCCATCCGGACGTTGCAGAATGTGCGGTCCTTGGCATTTCCGATTCCGTCAAAGGACAGGTACCTTGCGGCTTCCTTGTGCTGAAATCCAACATCGACCGTGATCTGCATGAGGTTGAAAAGGAGTGCGTGAGCATGATTCGCGACGCCATCGGACCGATTGCCGCGTTCCGGCTCGCCCTGACCGTGAAACGTCTGCCAAAAACCCGTTCCGGAAAGATACTGCGCTCAACAATCCAGAAAATCGCTGATGGTGAGGACTGGAAAATGCCCGCCACCATCGATGATCCGGTGATTCTCGATGAAATCAGCGCAGTTCTCCGCGAGCGTCATATCGGCCTGGCCTTTGCCTGACCTTTTATTATCGCGCATCTAGAGCGCTTGACCGGCGCAAGCCGCCGGTCCACTCTCCGGCAAAAATCGGAGAATGATCGATGCAGTTAGAAGGCAAGGTGGCAATCGTCACGGGGGCTGCCCGCGGTATTGGCTATGCCATTGCCAAGCGCTTCCTAATGGATGGCGCAAGTGTCGTTTTGTCGGATATCGACGGCACAGGCGCCACAAAAGCAGTCAGGGATCTGGAGCAATATGGCCGGGTTCTCGCCATTGCCTGCGATGTGGGCGACAAACTCGATATTCATAATCTGCTGACCTATGCCACGACCAATCTTGGTGAGATCGATATCCTCGTCAACAATGCAGGCATCGTGCATCAGGCAGAGTTTCTCGACCTGAAAGAAGATGACTTCGACCGCGTGATGCGCGTCAACCTCAAGGGCGCTTTTCTTTGCGGTCAAGCCGTCGCAAAACGCATGGTTGCGCGCGTGGAAGCGGGTGGCGAGGCTGGCAGCATCATCAATATGTCGTCGATCAACGCGATATTCGGTCTGCCCAATCAGCTTGCCTATTCCGTGTCAAAGGGTGGCATGAACCAACTGACACGCACGATGGCGGTAGCACTCGCCAAATGGGGCATTCGCGTCAATGCAATCGGCCCCGGCTCAATCGACACTGACATGCTGTCCGCCGTGAACAACGATGCTGAGGCACGCAAGAAGATACTCGCGCGCACGCCATTGGGTAGAATCGGACAAGCATCTGAAATTGCAGCAATAGCCTCATTCCTCGCATCGCGTGATTCAAGCTATGTGACAGGCCAGACGATCTATGCCGATGGTGGACGCTTACCGCTGAGCTATACCGCAGAACCGCCTTTCAAGGCCTGATGAAATAGTTGCCGTTTGCGTATATCAGGAAGATAATAATTAACATTGCTCCTGACAGACAGCTGTCAGGAGGCCTGTGTCATAGTGCATTCTTACAGATGAGGGATTCACCATGGCACTCGCAATCGCACCACTGCTCGCAATTCTGAAAGAATATAAGCGCAGACAGGACGAACGTCGGCGCTTCGTGCGCACGCAGCGCGCATTCGACAACCTCCCAAGCGACCTGCGCAAGGATATGGGCTGGCCGGACCGTTATCTCGAACAGCGCCGTAACGCTGCCGATGAGAGGAAATAACACCATGGCGGAAACCAAAATGGTCGGCTTCGTCTTCGTTGAAGGCTTTGCTGATTGGGAATATGGGTTTTTATCGGCATCGGCACGCGAATGGTTCGACGTAAACACCGTCTCACTTGCTCCTGCAGGTGCGGAAGTCCGTTCGCTCAGCGGCTTTCGGCTGACGCCGGATCGTAGCACGGACCCCGAAGAAAACACTGACCTTGATGCTATTGCCGTCATCGGCTCCGATCTCTGGGCGACGCCGCAGGCTCCCGATCTGACTACGCTCTTGCGCGCCATCGCACAAAAATGCGGTGTGGTTGGTGGCATTTGCGGCGCAACACTTGCACTGGCTCGCGCAGGCCTCTTCAATGGGGTCAATCACACCAGCAATGGCCGCGAATGGATCGCAGAACGCGTACCGCAATATGCGGGTGCCAGCCGCTATCAGGACGTGCCCGATGCTGTTGCGGATAAGCGCATCGTTTCGGCGCCGGGTACAGCGCCCGGCACCTTCGCTGCCGCTTTTTTGGAAACGCTGTTTCCAACCGAGCGGGAGCGTATTGGCGAAATGCGTGCGCTTTTCGCACGCGAATATACTTGAGATCACCATGCGTCGAGCAGACCGCCTTTTTCAAATCGTTCAGCATCTTCGCGGCGGCAGGCTTGTCACCGCACGGCAGCTTGCCGAGCGGCTGGAAGTTTCAGAACGCACGATCTATCGCGACATTGCAGATCTGCAATCGACAGGCGTTCCTATCGATGGTGAAGCCGGCGTCGGCTATATTCTGCGGCAGGGGTTTGAACTACCGCCACTGATGTTTACGCGTGATGAAATCGTGGCACTTGTTGCAGGCGCCCGCTTGATCCGTGCATGGGGTGGCGTTTCAATGGCGCGCGGTGCAGAAGAAGCCCTGGTCAAGATCGAAGCCGTTCTGCCCAAAGAAGAACGCGCGCGCATCACCGGCACGCAAATCCATGCACCGTCTGCATCAATCAGCGTAAGCGAACGCCGTATCATCGATGCCGTCGAGCGCGCAGTTGATGAAGGCACGGTTCTCAACATCCGTTATCGCGATCTGGAAGCCCGTGAGAGCGAGCGGGATATCCGTCCGCTTGGTCTGTGGTTCTGGGGCAAGGTCTGGACTGTGATCGGCTGGTGTGAATTGCGCAATGCTTTCCGCACGTTTCGTACCGACCGCATTATCGCTGCTGACAAATCAGGCCGCACGTTCCGCTCCGAGCGCGGCAAAACACTGGCGGATTTTTACCGGTTGATGGAGATGAGCGAGTACAACGCATTCAAGGACTAGAGCGCCGGGCGCCCTTTTGGGCGCACAAAGGTCGCTCTAACACTTTATGTTTACAGCATAATTTTACCTTAAACTGATTCAAGTTTAAGGAATTATGCTGTAGAGCGCCGGGCGTCGTGCCAGAAGCTCAAACGTCACGCTTACCTTCCCAAGCAACAAAAAACCCGCCAGAACGGCGGGTTTTTTGTTCAGTCGAAGAAATCTTATTCTTCGTCTTCGTCGGTGTTCGAGCCCTTCAGCGAGGAGAGCTTTGCGAAAACCTTGTCCGCATCCAGCTCTTCTTCTTCAGGCTTCTCATCACGGTAATCGAAGTTTTCAGTCGCCGATGCTGGCAGCAATGTGCTGTCAGATTCAACAACTGGACGGTTGCGCGCTGCGCGCTCGACTTCAAGGTCGAGATCGATCTGCGAGCAAAGGCCGAGCGTGACAGGGTCCATTGCAGTCAGGCTTGCCGAGTTCCAGTGAGTGCGATTGCGAATCTGCTCAATGGTCGACTTGGTCGTGCCGATCAGACGCGAAACCTGTGCATCCTTGAGTTCAGGATGATTGCGCACCAGCCAGAGAATCGCATTCGGACGATCCTGACGCTTGGACAGCGGCGTATAACGCGGGCCCTTGCGCTTGGCTTCTGGAACGCGAACCTTTGGCTCGGAAAGCTTCAGGCGATGATACTGGTCCTTTTCGCCCTTCGCGATTTCTTCGCGCGAAAGCTGGCCGGTGATAACCGGGTCAAGTCCCTTGATACCCTGCGAGGCCTCACCGTCCGCAATAGCCTTTACTTCGAGCGGATGCAGCTTGCAGAGAGCCGCGATCTGGTCAAAGGACAGAGCCGTATTATCAACGAGCCAGACTGCCGTTGCCTTCGGCATAAGAAGCTGGGTGGCCATTAGATATAATCCTCTTGTTCGTCCGCTCCGGTAGGGCGGGCCGTGGGAAAAACCACAAATTCCGGGAAATCACGGTCTATATATATTTTTTTTGTGCGCAGAGCAAGAAACTGCTGCCATGACATCCCAGGTTCTCTCGCAAATCTATTAGGTCAAGCGACATCAAGCACGATTTTGCCAATGTGCTGGCTGCCTTCCATACGATCATGCGCCCGCCACGCATCTTTAAGAGGGAAGATCATATCCATCACAGGGGCAACCTGACGCTGTGCCAGAAGCGGCCAGACTTTCGCTTCCAATTCGCGCGCGATGCCTGCCTTGAACTCAACCGAACGTGATCGCAATGTCGAGCCGGTATGGGTCAGGCGCTTGGTCATCAGGATTGCGAAGTTAGCCGTTGCCTTTGCCCCATTCAGGAAGGCGATCTGCACGATGCGACCATCTTCGGCTGCCGCCTTGTAATTGCGGTCGACGTAATCGCCACCAACCATATCGAGGATCACATCGGCTCCCTTGCCGCCGGTCATCTCTTTGACGACAGCGACAAAATCTTCATCGCGATAATTAATCGCGCGATCGGCGCCAAGCTTTAAACAGGCATCGCACTTCGCTTGGGAGCCAGCCGTTACGATAACGCTTGCGCCAAAGGCTTTGCCAAGCTGAATAGCCGTCGTGCCAATCCCTGACGAGCCGCCATGGATCAGCAGGGTTTCGCCTTCTTTAAGGCCACCGCGTTCAAATACATTATGCCAGACCGTGAAGAAGGTCTCGGGGATGGCTGCGGCCTCAATATATCCATAGCCCGACGGCAGAGGCAGCGCAGTAGTTTCATGCACAGTGGCATATTCTGCATAGCCGCCACCGGCAAGCAGCGCCACGACCTGATCGCCGATGCGATAGCGTTTCACACCCTCGCCGATCGCAACGATATCACCGGCAATTTCAAGCCCTGGTATGTCCGACGCGCCGGGTGGCGGCGCATAACTGCCCTGACGCTGCAACACATCTGGCCGGTTCACGCCTGCCGCCCTAACCCGCACCAGCACCTCGCCTACCTTCGGCTCGGGCACCGAGCGCTGTACGGAACGCAATACATTGGCGTCGCCCGGCTCGGAAATTTCGATTGCGGTCATCTGGGAAGGCAATTCAGCCATCATGATCAAAGCTCCTGTTCAAATCTCTCGTCGCAGAAATACCGCACACACAACTGCACAAATACATCCTGCTCATTTTCAGAGAATTCATCATCGATTTCTGGAAATATATATGCGAAGATTCAAGGTGTTATAGCATTTGAGCCAAAAGTGCGAAGCGGTTTTGCGTCGGATAATGCGTAAAAACAAACAGTTACAGCGGTTCCAACGATTCTTTCTTAACTGAAACCGCTGTAAATCTTTTCTGTCTTTATAAGCGCGCCATAGACTCCGGAGGAAGGCCATGAGCGGTTTTGATGAAGAGGTCAAAAAGCCACGCGAAAGCGTCGTTCTCAGCGAGGATGAGCTGTCTCTGCTGTCGGTGATCGAAATCGACCAGCGTATCGCTTTGCTACAATCCGAAATCGAACGTCTGAAAGCAGAAAGGCTCCGAAAGGGCGACAGCCGCGCGGCTGCAGAAGCACTTTTCCGCTGAGGCAGCACGTTTTCGCCTCAGTATCAGAGATAAATCAAAGCCACTTCAATACGGCTTCATGAAATTCCGGGAACGTAATATTGCGTATTTACATTCAGGTTCTGGCGCTGCTTTGCGGCACAGCCTTTCTCTTGATGGCCTCTGGCCTGCATGGCCTGTTGCTGCCCTTGCGCGGCGGACTTGAAGGCTTCTCCGTTGCTTCACTTGGTATGCTGGGCACGACATGGGCGGGCGGTTTTGTCGCTGGCTGCATTTTCGCCCCGCGCCTGGTGCGACGTGTCGGCCATGTCCGCGCTTTTGGCTGTTTTGCAGCTTCCGCCGCCATCATCGCTCTTTTGTCAGGCATCTATATCGATGCAATCTCATGGATCATTCTGCGAACCTTCACTGGCTTCTCGATGGCAGGCGCTTTCATGGTGATCGAAAGCTGGCTGAACGAGCGCGCCACCAATGAGTCCCGCGGCAAGATTTTCGGCCTCTATATGATGGTCAACTATGGTGCCACCATGAGCGGCCAGATGATGGTGGCAAATGGCGATATCAGGAGTGATCATCTGTTCATGATCACCGGCATTCTTTTCTGCCTGGCACTGATCCCCACCGCCATGTCGACAGCGGTAAGCCCAAAACCGCTGACCGAAGTACAGCTTGATCTCAAGGCGCTTTACCGCAATTCACCTGCCGCCTTCGTCGGCTGCATCCTGATCGGCATAGCGAATGGTGCCTGGGGTACGCTTGGCGCTGTTTTCGGCGCAAAATCGGGCATTTCAACCACCGAAATCGCGCTTATGGTCAGCGTAACCATCGCAGCTGGTGCCTTGATGCAAATCCCGGTCGGGCGAATTTCCGACCTGATAGACCGGCGTTATGTTCTGGCCGGTGTAGCTTCTCTCGCAGCCTTTGTCGGTCTTATGGCCTTCATCATCGGCCCGTCCAATGGCAAGGTCATCATCATTATGACCGGCTGCTATGGCGCGCTGGCCTATGCGCTTTACCCGGTTGCCGTCGCCCACGCAAACGACCATGCCTCGGCGGAAAGCTTTGTGAAAGTATCGAGCGGATTGCTGTTGCTTTATGGCTTCGGCACGATGCTGGGGCCGCTGCTTGCAGCCGCTGCCATGGATATCTTCTGGCCATCTGGGCTGTTTGCCATCACAGCGCTCTCGCATATTTCCATCACAGCCTATGCGCTGTTCCGCTCACGCAAGCGGGCATCCGTGCCAAAGGCTGAAAAGGAACAGTTCAAGAGTATGCCGTCTGTGAAAAGTGCAACACCTGAAGCCATGAACCTTGATCCAAGGGCTGAAGCGGAAAGCTGAGCACAACCTTCAGACAGACAACAAAAAAGCAGCGAATATTCGCTGCTTTCTTCGGTGTCTTTTAAAGCATTTTCGGCAAAATTGCGAAGCGGTTTTGCGTGGGATAATGCGATAAAAACAGGAAATGCTCTATGGTGAGCACCTTTGCAAAATCATTTGATTTTAAAAGCTGATGTGCGGCGGCTGTTGCACAGCCGCCAATATCAGTAACAGTACCATCCTGTTGATCATCACCAACGGCGATTGAAATACCGTTTAAAACTCCTGTGTTTAATGTCGTGTCACCTGAGTTTTAAGTTTCTCGATCTGCTCCTTGAGAACGAGTTTCTTGCGCTTGAGAGAAGTAACATGCAGGTCATCAATTGCCGGTGACGCTAAAGCCTCGGAGATTTCCTCTTCCAAAGCGCCGTGCTTCTGTTCAAGCGTGGCAAGATGGGACTCGATAGCCATCATCAATTCTCCTTTGAATGATTACCCAAAGGACAGAGCCATGTAGCAGTTTTGCCAACAGAATGGCTCCATCCGCTCTCACCTGCGCAAACGCCCGGTACACCTCCTGTTATCCGGGCCAATTACGCAGTCCCGGCTGCCATTCAACAGTTTGTCAGTCGAAACTTCCGGCAACCGTTGTTCATGACAGAACAATGACACTGTGGCATGAGTTTGGTGGAAAGTCGAATTTGTTTTGGTAGCATTTTCCAATCACGAAAAATGTGATAAAGGCTTCGCTCGAAACGGGTCTGCCCCAATCTGGTGCGGCCCGTAATATCATTCTGGAACAATACGGGGCAAACCGCATGTCCGATCAGGAACAGGCCGAAATCAGATTGGCCGTAGCACGTCTGAAACAGGAACACGCGGATTTCGATGCAGCCATAAATGCCATGATGCAGGTGGGCTGCGATCAACTGCGCATTCAGCGCATGAAAAAGAAAAAACTCGCCATCAAGGATAAGCTGCAGGAAATGGAAGATCAGGTCATCCCTGACATCATCGCCTGAGCATCTGACAAAAGACGTTTTACAGCCGGGGTTCGCCCGGCTTTGTTTTTCAATATACCAACCACCAAACGATTGAAGCGGAGCAGGAAGGATCAATGAGCGTGAGTGCAGACGTCGCCATCATCATGGGCAGCCAGTCCGATTGGGAAACCATGCGTCATGCAGCAGACACACTGGAGGCTCTCGGCATTTCCTTTGACGCCCGCATCGTCTCTGCGCATCGCACACCAGACCGCCTCGTCGCTTTCGCCAAAGGCGCAAAGGCTGAGGGCTTCAAGGTCGTGATCGCCGGCGCCGGTGGCGCAGCTCACCTTCCCGGCATGGCAGCAGCCATGACCCCTCTTCCAGTCTTTGGTGTGCCCGTGCAGTCAAAAGCACTTTCCGGACAGGACTCGCTCCTTTCGATTGTGCAGATGCCAGCAGGCATTCCGGTCGGCACGCTCGCTATCGGTCGCGCCGGTGCCGTCAATGCTGCTCTGCTTGCCGCAGCCGTTCTCGCACTTTACGACGATGCACTTGCTGCCCGTCTTGACGAATGGCGCACAGCGCAAACCGAAAGCGTCGCTGAACGCCCATCGGACGAGGTCTGATATGGCAAATTACGCACTGAAGGCTGGATCAACGATCGGCATTATCGGCGGCGGCCAGTTGGGTCGTATGCTGGCCATGGCAGCCGCACGCCTTGGCTATGAGACGATCATTCTGGAGCCACAGACAGATTGCCCGGCGGCTCAGGTGGCAAATCGCCAGATCATTGCAGCCTATGATGATCCCACTGCTCTTGCTGAGCTT
The Ochrobactrum sp. BTU1 DNA segment above includes these coding regions:
- a CDS encoding DUF1192 domain-containing protein, with the protein product MSGFDEEVKKPRESVVLSEDELSLLSVIEIDQRIALLQSEIERLKAERLRKGDSRAAAEALFR
- a CDS encoding propionyl-CoA synthetase, translated to MTSKYAETYAAWQQDPEGFWAEAAGAIDWFKPWDQVLASDEGVYGRWFKGAECNTCYNALDRHVANGRGDQVALIYESPVTGSVRKFTYRELLEEVEALSAVMLDNGVSKGDRVLIYMPMVPEAAVAMLASARIGAVHSVVFGGFAANELATRIDDAKPVMIIAGSCGIEPTRVVPYQAMLDKAIATARHTVRHCIILQREQHPHNPVEGRDIDYRTAVDAARGRHVPCTSVAATDPLYVLYTSGTTGEPKGVVRDNGGHMVALVWSLKHVFGIEPGQVFWAASDVGWVVGHSYIVYAPLIAGATSILFEGKPVGTPDAGSYWRIIAEHGVEVMFTAPTALRAIKKEDADGNFVRRYDLSKFRALYLAGERADPDTIHWAENLLGCPVIDHWWQTESGWPMVANPLGLGLLETKYGSPAVCLPGYDIRVLDDAGHEVERGQLGNILIKLPLPPGCLPTLWNADERFRKAYLNEFPGYYKTADAGYMDEDGYLYIMSRTDDIINVAGHRLSTGAMEEVLSSHPDVAECAVLGISDSVKGQVPCGFLVLKSNIDRDLHEVEKECVSMIRDAIGPIAAFRLALTVKRLPKTRSGKILRSTIQKIADGEDWKMPATIDDPVILDEISAVLRERHIGLAFA
- a CDS encoding DUF1013 domain-containing protein, coding for MATQLLMPKATAVWLVDNTALSFDQIAALCKLHPLEVKAIADGEASQGIKGLDPVITGQLSREEIAKGEKDQYHRLKLSEPKVRVPEAKRKGPRYTPLSKRQDRPNAILWLVRNHPELKDAQVSRLIGTTKSTIEQIRNRTHWNSASLTAMDPVTLGLCSQIDLDLEVERAARNRPVVESDSTLLPASATENFDYRDEKPEEEELDADKVFAKLSSLKGSNTDEDEE
- a CDS encoding NAD(P)H-quinone oxidoreductase yields the protein MMAELPSQMTAIEISEPGDANVLRSVQRSVPEPKVGEVLVRVRAAGVNRPDVLQRQGSYAPPPGASDIPGLEIAGDIVAIGEGVKRYRIGDQVVALLAGGGYAEYATVHETTALPLPSGYGYIEAAAIPETFFTVWHNVFERGGLKEGETLLIHGGSSGIGTTAIQLGKAFGASVIVTAGSQAKCDACLKLGADRAINYRDEDFVAVVKEMTGGKGADVILDMVGGDYVDRNYKAAAEDGRIVQIAFLNGAKATANFAILMTKRLTHTGSTLRSRSVEFKAGIARELEAKVWPLLAQRQVAPVMDMIFPLKDAWRAHDRMEGSQHIGKIVLDVA
- a CDS encoding YdcH family protein — encoded protein: MMAIESHLATLEQKHGALEEEISEALASPAIDDLHVTSLKRKKLVLKEQIEKLKTQVTRH
- a CDS encoding DUF465 domain-containing protein; protein product: MSDQEQAEIRLAVARLKQEHADFDAAINAMMQVGCDQLRIQRMKKKKLAIKDKLQEMEDQVIPDIIA
- the purE gene encoding 5-(carboxyamino)imidazole ribonucleotide mutase — its product is MSADVAIIMGSQSDWETMRHAADTLEALGISFDARIVSAHRTPDRLVAFAKGAKAEGFKVVIAGAGGAAHLPGMAAAMTPLPVFGVPVQSKALSGQDSLLSIVQMPAGIPVGTLAIGRAGAVNAALLAAAVLALYDDALAARLDEWRTAQTESVAERPSDEV
- a CDS encoding YafY family transcriptional regulator, giving the protein MRRADRLFQIVQHLRGGRLVTARQLAERLEVSERTIYRDIADLQSTGVPIDGEAGVGYILRQGFELPPLMFTRDEIVALVAGARLIRAWGGVSMARGAEEALVKIEAVLPKEERARITGTQIHAPSASISVSERRIIDAVERAVDEGTVLNIRYRDLEARESERDIRPLGLWFWGKVWTVIGWCELRNAFRTFRTDRIIAADKSGRTFRSERGKTLADFYRLMEMSEYNAFKD
- a CDS encoding MFS transporter, whose product is MRIYIQVLALLCGTAFLLMASGLHGLLLPLRGGLEGFSVASLGMLGTTWAGGFVAGCIFAPRLVRRVGHVRAFGCFAASAAIIALLSGIYIDAISWIILRTFTGFSMAGAFMVIESWLNERATNESRGKIFGLYMMVNYGATMSGQMMVANGDIRSDHLFMITGILFCLALIPTAMSTAVSPKPLTEVQLDLKALYRNSPAAFVGCILIGIANGAWGTLGAVFGAKSGISTTEIALMVSVTIAAGALMQIPVGRISDLIDRRYVLAGVASLAAFVGLMAFIIGPSNGKVIIIMTGCYGALAYALYPVAVAHANDHASAESFVKVSSGLLLLYGFGTMLGPLLAAAAMDIFWPSGLFAITALSHISITAYALFRSRKRASVPKAEKEQFKSMPSVKSATPEAMNLDPRAEAES
- a CDS encoding DJ-1/PfpI family protein codes for the protein MAETKMVGFVFVEGFADWEYGFLSASAREWFDVNTVSLAPAGAEVRSLSGFRLTPDRSTDPEENTDLDAIAVIGSDLWATPQAPDLTTLLRAIAQKCGVVGGICGATLALARAGLFNGVNHTSNGREWIAERVPQYAGASRYQDVPDAVADKRIVSAPGTAPGTFAAAFLETLFPTERERIGEMRALFAREYT
- a CDS encoding SDR family oxidoreductase, which gives rise to MQLEGKVAIVTGAARGIGYAIAKRFLMDGASVVLSDIDGTGATKAVRDLEQYGRVLAIACDVGDKLDIHNLLTYATTNLGEIDILVNNAGIVHQAEFLDLKEDDFDRVMRVNLKGAFLCGQAVAKRMVARVEAGGEAGSIINMSSINAIFGLPNQLAYSVSKGGMNQLTRTMAVALAKWGIRVNAIGPGSIDTDMLSAVNNDAEARKKILARTPLGRIGQASEIAAIASFLASRDSSYVTGQTIYADGGRLPLSYTAEPPFKA